GGGCTCCACCACCTCGCGGCGGTAGTCGCATTCCTTATTGGGGCAGGCGATGTAGGCGCCGTCCCGCTTGGAGAACTTCTGCAGCAGGTAGGGCGACGCGCACTGCGGGCACTGCTCCGCGAGCGGCCGGTCCCACGCGGCGAACTTGCACTCCGGATACCGGTTGCAGCCGAAGAAGATCTTCCCGCGGCCGCTGCGGCGCTCGGTGAGGTACCCCACCTTGCACTCCGGGCAGTTGACGCCAATGGAGATGGGCTTGGACGTCTTGCAGTCCGGGTAGCCCGAGCACGCCATGAAGCGCCCGAACCGGCCGCGCTTGATCACCATGGGCTTGCCGCACTTCTCGCACTTCTCGTCCGTGGTCTCCTCCTCCACGATGACGATCTTGCCCTCGGCGTCCCGCTTGAAGTCCTTGGTGTTCTTGCAGTCGGGGTAGTTCGAGCAGGCGAGGAAGTGGCCCATCTTCCCGAACTTGATGACGAACGGGTTGCCGCACTTCTCGCAGGCGATGTCGGTCTTGATCTCCTCGCGCTTGACGTCGCGCATCTCCGCTTCGGCCTTCTCCAGGGTCTCCTTGAAGGGGCCGTAGAAGTCGTGCAGCACCGTCTTCCAGGACGCGCCGCCGTCGGAGATCTGGTCCAGCTTCTCCTCCATGCTGGCCGTGAACGACACGTCCAGCTCATGGGGGAAGTGCTTCACCAGGAGCTCGTTGGTCATCTGGCCCAGGTCGGTGGGACGGAAGCGGCTCTCCAGCTTCTCCACGTACTTCTTGTCCTGGATGTTGGAGAGGATGGCCGCGTACGTGGACGGACGCCCGATGCCGCGCTCCTCCAGCTCCTTCACCAGCGTCGCCTCGCTGAAGCGCGGGGGCGGCTGGGTGAAGTGCTGCTCGTTGAGCAGCTTGTCCAGCGTGAGGACCTCGCCCTCGTTGAGCGGGGGCAGCTCGCCCACCACGTCCTCGGCGCCCTCTTCACCGGCGGCCTTGGCCTTCTCCGCCGCGGCCTCTTCCTCCGGCGTGAGGCCGGCGCCGTAGACGCCCAGGTAGCCGGGGAACTTCAGCGTGCTGCCGGACGCGCGGAAGGTGGCGCGGCCCGCGGTGATGTCCGCGGCCGTCTGATCATAGACGGCGGGCTTCATCTGGCACGCGACGAAGCGGTTCCAGATGAGCTCGTAGAGCCGGAACATGTCCAGTTCGTCCATGGCGTCGAAGAAGGGACGCACGCGCTCGGGCGGGTACTCCAGGGACGTGGGCCGGATGGCCTCGTGCGCGTCCTGGGCGCTCTTGCGGCTCTTGTAGACCATGGGCTCCGCGGGCAGGTAGTCCGCGCCGTACTTCTGCCCGATGAACTCGCGCACCTGCGTCACGGCGTCGTCCGACAGACGCGTGGAGTCCGTACGCATGTACGTGATGAGCGCCGTCTGGCCCTCCTCACCCAGCGGCACGCCTTCGTACAGCTTCTGCGCCAGCGTCATCGTCTTCTTGGCGGTGAAGTGCAGCCGGTTCGCCGCCTCCTGCTGGAGCTTGGAGGTGATGAAGGGCGCGGGCGCGTTGCGGCGGCGCTCCTTGCGGTCCACCTTCGTCACGGTGAAGGGGGCATCCTTCAGCTCCGCGACGAGCCCGTCCGTGGTGGCGCGGTCCTTGAGTTCCACCTTCTTGCCGTCCACGCGGGACAGCTTCGCCTTGAAGGGCGGCGGCCCCTGCGGGCCCTGCACCAGCGCGTCCAGCGTCCAGTACTCTTCCGGCTGGAAGGCCTTGATCTCCGCCTCGCGCTCGACAATCAGGCGCACCGCGACGGACTGCACGCGGCCAGCGGACAGGCCGCGGCGGATCTTCTTCCAGAGCAGCGGCGAGATTTGATAGCCGACGAGCCGGTCGAGGATGCGGCGGGTCTGCTGCGAGTCGTAGTTGTCCTGGTTGAGCTCACGCGGCTGCGCGATGGCGTCCTGCACGGCGCGCTTGGTGATCTCGTTGAAGGTCACGCGGAGCGAGTCCGGGTGGCCCAGCTCCTCCTTGATGTGCCAGGCGATGGCCTCGCCCTCGCGGTCGGGGTCCGTCGCCAGGAAGACGCGGTCCACCGTCTTGGCCATCTTCTTCAGCTCGTTGAGGACCTTCTCCTTGCCCTTGATGACCGTGTACTCGGGCTTGAAGTCGTCCTCCACGTCGACGCCGATCTTGCTCTTGGGCAGGTCCTTCACGTGCCCCACGGACGCCTTCACCGTGTAGCCGGAGCCCAGGTACTTCTTGATGGTCTTGGCCTTGGCAGGCGACTCCACCACCACCAGGTAGTGCGGCCCCTTGCCACGGCGCTCAGGCACTTCTTCTTCAGCGTCCGCGTCCGCGTCCACGGTGGGGAGCTCGTCGGCGTCCGCGCCACGGCGGCGGGCCGCCGTCTTCTTCTTGGCGGTGACCTTCTTGGCAGCCGTCTTCTTCTTGGCGGCCTTCTTGGCCGCCGGCTTCTTCGCAGCCGCCTTCTTGGGCGTCTCCTCCGCCGCCGCCTCCGTCTGCGCCGCCTGTGTCTTCTTCCGCGTGGCCATGGCTCTCCTACCTCGAACTGCCTCTAGACCTTCTCGTACCGTTTACCCGGGTGCTGGACCACCAGCCCCGACAATTCCAACTCCACCAGGGCGCTCGTGAGCGCCGCGGGCGACAGCGGGCTTGCGGCCAGCACCTCGTCGAACGAACGGGGAGCCCGGTCCAACAGCCCATAGGCCCCGCGCGCTTCCGCCGACAGCGCCTCCCACCACCCAGCATCCCGCCCCGCGGGCACCGCGCGGACCGGATGAACGCCTACAACGGCGCAAATCGATTCCGCGGACGTGCAGGCCCGGGCCCGCCCGTCCGCCAGCAGGGCGTTGCAGCCTGCCGCGGCCGGCTGCCAGACGTCCCCTGGCAGGGCGAACACCGGCCGGCCCTGCGCCTGCGCCGCCTCCGCCGTGTACAGCGCCCCGGAGCCCTCCCCCGCCCGCATCACCAGCACCGCATCCGACGCGCCAGAAATGAGTCGGTTGCGCCGGGGGAAGGTCGTCGTGCTCGCCCGGACTCCCGGCGGCAGCTCGCTGAAGTACACCCCGCCCCGCTCGAGGAAGTGGGGCAGCAGCCGGGCCTGGGCGGGGTCCAACGCGTCCAGCGCGGAGCCCAGGAAGGCCCACGTCTCCGCGCCCACATCCAGCGCGCCCCAGTGGCAGGCCCGGTCCACGCCCTCCGCCGCGCCCGACACCACCCCTACCCCGGCCTCCGCCACCTTCCGGGCGAACGTGCGCGCGAACGGCAGGAAGCCCTGATCCGGATGACGGCTGCCCACCATCGCCAGCCTGCGCCGGGGAGGTCCCGGGTGGCCCAGGTAGAACAGCAGCGGAGGCGCGTCCTCCAGCCCCACCAGCCGGGAGGGGTACGGCGGCGAGCCCGCGAAGGCCACCTGGAGGCCCGATTGGGCACAGGCCTCCTCCGTCCGGGACGCCAGGGCGTCCAGCGATGCGACGGCGGCCAGCCGCTGACGGACGGTCGCGGGCACCGGCACGTCCGCCACCCAGTCCCGCACGGGCACGGCCGCGAGCCGGGACAGCGCCCCACCCGCGAATGCGCGCACCGCATCCAACGTCCGGGGCCCCAGGCCGGCAATGGCCCAGAGCGCCAGGGTGGCGCGCTGCTCGTCCCAGTGTAGGTGCGTATCCGTGTTCGTGTCCGCCATGCCGTCCCCCGCCTGTTTCCCACCTATATAGAGGTGGTCCCGGGAGGGGCGTGACACATAACACCGGTTCTTCGGGGGTCAAGCGACCCGCCCTTCCCGGGCGGGCCGGAATGCAGCATTCCTGCCGATCGCCGCCCTGGGTCAGCGGCTGGCGGTGGGCGTTCCGTCCTTGCGCATGGTGGCGCGGTCGCCCGCGGAGACCTCCACCATGGAGCGGGTCATCAGGCAGTTGGAGGTGCGCTCACGCACTTCCGTGACCATGCACTGGGCCACGGCCTCCCAGGGGTAGGTCTTCTGGCCCTTGCCCGCGTCGCCCATCTTGTAGTCGCTGCGGCCGAGCACATCCAGGCTGGGGTCACCCCGGCGCTCGATGGTGAAGGTGTTGCCCACCTGCACGCCGTCCGCGGTGCCGCGGTCCACGACGACGAAGTTGTGCTCGCCCAGCAGCGTCTGGCCCGGCGTCATCGGCGTGAGCACGAAGCCGGGGATCTCCTTGCTGTTGGGCTTGGGGGAGATGCGCTCCGACAGCTTCTCGCTGGAGGGGCCCACCAGGTCGCCGCGGGAGATGGGGTCCCACGTCTCCATGATGCGCGCGGTGACCACGTCGTTGTTGATGGAGACGACCTGCACCGTGCCCAGCAGCTCCGTGAGGTAGCCCGTGCGCGCGTTCGTCACCGGGTGCTTCACCTCTTCCACGGTGTGGAAGATGACGTAGCGGTCGCCAATCTTGGCGGCGCCGCGCTTCTTGAAGCGCAGGTAGACCTTCTCCGGAGCGGAGAGCATCAGCGCCTCGGAGGTGGAGCCCTCGATGCGGCCCGCCTCGTCCAGCTCGCGCGTCGTCACGAAGCCCTTGGTCGTCACCGGGCTGGACTTGGACGGGTCGTAGCCGATCTTCCCGACCACCGACACCAGGCTGCCGCCGCTCACGTCTGTGGGCGCCGCCACGTCGTCGGAGGGCAGGTCGCCGCCCTCCACGCGCGCGGGCACCTCTTCGCCACCCGGGAAGAACTTCACGTTGTTGCCCGGATAGATCCAGTGCGGGTTGGCGATCTGCGGGTTGTAGGACCAGACCTTGGGCCAGTACCAGGGGCTGCCCAGGTAGCGCTGGGACAGGTCCCACAGCGTGTCGCCCGTCTCCACGGTGTGCACCTGGCCGGGCGCGCTCTCACGGCCCTGCGCGGCGCCGGGGGGCAGCGTGACGGAGGTAGGGCGCTGCTCTACGTCGTCGGAGATGTCCTGCCCTTCCGTTTCGGAGGCGGGCTGGGGTTCCTCCTCCTGCGCGTCCTGGGCGAAAGCCGTCCATGCCGGCGCGACGGTGAGGGGCACGAGCAGGGAGGCGAGGATCCGGGAGCGCATCGGACGACTTCCTTTCACAAAAGGCTTACGGCGAGAGCGCGGCGAGCCGCTGCTCCGCCTGCGTGGCGGCGGCCGTCCCCGGGAACTGGGTGACGACGCGGGTATAGAGGGCTCGGGCATCCACGGCCTGGTTCAGCCGCACCCGGCACTCCGCGAGCCGGAGCATGCCGTCCTGGACGGCATCCCCAGCGGGGTAGTTCTTGATGAGCTTCTCGAACGTCTTGGCCGCGCCGGCCGCGTCCTTGAGCCCCATCTGGCCCAGGCCGCTGAAGTACAGGGCGTTGTCGGCGCGGGGGTGGCGCGGGTTCTCCGCCGCGAAGCGCGTGAGGGTCTCCACGCCGCCTTCCACGTTGCCGGTGCGCAGCATGGCCACCGCGCGCTCGTATTCGGCGTCGAGGATGTCCGGATCCTTCTCCGGCGGCTCCATGCGAGCGGCCGTCGAGGCGCTGATGGAGCCCACCGACCCGGTCCCGTTCGAGCCCTCCACCGGGGAGATGAACATCTCCATCTGGTCCGAGTCCGGCTCCACCACCGCCACCGCCGTGTTGATGCGCGGCGCGGGTTCCTTCTTCGGCTTGAGCCGCACCACCGTCAGCTCCGCGGGCGCCAGGCTCAGCGCCTCGCCACCTTCGGGCGAGGCGGCCTCCGGCTTCGTGCTCGCGGTGGCCTTCGGCGACGCCGCGGCGGGGGCCGGGGTGGCGGCGCGGGCGCGCGAGACGGCGTCGCGGTTCTCCAGCCGTTCCAGGCGCTCCAGCAGCGACGCCTGGGACGCGCGCAGCGTGCGCACCTCCGCCTCCAGCCGGCCCACTTCCGACTGCGAAGCAGCGGTGGTGGCGCAGGCGGTCGGCGCGGACAGCGCGACGGCGGCAAACAAGCGGAAGAGGAAGGGACGCACCGGCACGAGCCTGGACGGAGGGAATTCCAGGTCGAGGATAGGAAGGCCGGTCGGAGACCGTCAAGAAAACGACCCCGGCGGGCCTCCGCTAGAAGCGGTGCAGCACGTAGTTGAGGTGACGCCCGGTGCGCCCCGCGTCCCGGCGGTGGGAGAAGAACCGGTCCGGATCACACGCCGTACAGGCCTGTAGCACGTCCACGTGCTCCGGCGTCAGGCCCGCCTTCAGGAGGGACGCCTTCACTGCACGTGGCAGGTCCAGGTGCGGCTTGTCCCCCGCACGGACGACGTCCGGGCCGAAGCGCGCGCGGAAGCGGTCGCCCAGCTCCGGGGACACCTCGTAGCAGCACGCCTGGATGCAGGGGCCCACCGCCGCCAGCAGGTCCTCCGGCCGGCTGCCCCGCGCCACCAGCGTCTCCACCGTGCGGGCGCTGATCTCCAGGTCCGTGCCCTTCCATCCGGAGTGCACCGCCGCCACGCGCTTGCCTCGCGGATCCACGATGAGCACCGGCACGCAGTCCGCGGTGCCCACCGCCACCCAGCTGCCCTCCCCTTCCGTCCACAGCGCGTCCGCTTCGCCCAGCGTCGGGCGCAGCACGTCGTCGGACTCACCGCGCGCCTCCAGCACCCTGTCGCCGTGCACCTGCGACACCCGGCAGAGCGCGCCCAGACGCGCGCCCGCGGCCCGGGCCAGAAGTCGGTGGTTCTCCTCCACCCGGGAGCGCTCGTCGTTCACGGAGAAGCCCAGGTTCAGCGACGCGTAGGGCCCTTCGGACACCCCACCCGCGCGCGTGGCGAAGCCGTGCGGCACCGGCAGCAGTTCGGACGTGAGGAACACGGGCGGGGTCATGGGTGGATTTCCTATCACCGGGCTCGGTTTTCGGGAGTGCGCCCACCGTGTCACGGGTACAGCCCGTGAAAACAGGAAACCGCCGGGAACCCACACCCTCGTTTCAATATTTCGACACCGGTACGTTTGACAGGGCGTGTCATGCCCCTGACAATTTTCAACACTCCGTCACTCGCGGACAGAACGCGAGTGCACGAAGCACACTGCGCCCCGCACATGGCCCTCGGTTCCGAGACGATTGGCAGGAAGCTCTTGTGGAGCATCGCGCTGCCCGGGTTGGTGGTGGCGCTCCTGGGCGTGGGCCACTTCTCGCGCGAGGCCCGACAGGCAGTGCGGGAAGGCACGCATCTGGAGGCGCTCGCGCTGGCGGAGGCCGTCGCCTCCACCTTCACGCTGCCGCAGGCGCCGGGCGCGGCTCCCCATGGCGCGGTGGCGGAGGTGCTGGCGTCGGACACGCGGCTGTTCCGCTCCGTGGAGGACCTGCGCGTCCTGACGCCGGAGGGGCGCATCCGCTGGAGCCGGCGGCCGGCCGAGCAGGGCCACCCGCACCCGGAGGCCTCGCGGCTGTCCGCGACGGGGCCGGAGACGGCGCGCTCCAGCGACCACGGCACGGAGGTGGTGCGGCCCCTGGGCGGTCCGGAGTGCTCCGGCTGTCACACCGGCGAGGCCGCGCAGCGCATGGGCGTGCTCCAGGTGCGCATGGGTGAGCCCGCGCTGACCCGCCAGCTCCAGACGGTGTTCCAGGACGCGCTGGGCGCGATGGTGCTCTTCGTGGGCATCCTGGGGCTCGTCACCTGGCTGTCCCTGCGCTTCGTGCTCACCGCGCCGCTCAAGCGCCTGAGCGAGGCCATGGGCCGCGCGGCGGACGGCGACCTGCTGGTGCGCGCGGAGGCCCGGGGCACGGATGAGATTTCGCGGCTGGGCGCGGCCTTCAACCAGATGCTCGCGCGGCTCACCTCCATGAAGGTGGAGGAGATCGACACGCACCGCGACCTCCAGCTGGTGAAGGAGAAGCTGGCGCTGAAGGACGAGCTGGAGGAGCGCCTGACGGAGCTGTCGCTGCTGTTCGACGTGGCCCGCTCGCTCAACACCACGTTGGAGCTGGACGAGCTGTTGTCGCGCATCACCCGCATGGTGGTGGAGCGGCTGCACATCCCGGACTTCTCCATCATGCTCCTCAACGAGGAGGGCCTGCTGGAGGTGAAGCACGCGTGGCCGCAGGGCCGGGGCCTGGAGGGCCACACCTTCGCCATGGGCGAGGGCGCGTGCGGCCGGGCCGCCCAGGCGCGCAAGGCGGTGTACCTGCCGGACCTCACGGACAGCACCAGCGTCTTCGCGCGGCGCGGGCTGCGCGGCGGCTCGGAGCAGGGCTCGCTGCTGGCGGTGCCCATGGTGCACGCGGACACGCTCCTGGGCGTCATCAACTTCCAGCGCCCGGAGACGGCGAGCATCTCCGCGGAGGAGATCGAGCTCTTCACCGCGGTGGCGGATCAGGCCGCGACGGCGGTGACGAACGCGCGCCTGCACGCGGAGACGGTGAAGCTCACGCTGACGGACGCGCTCACGGGCGTGCCCAACCGCCGCCACCTCTTCCAGCGGATGGACCTGGAGCTGGCGCGGGCCCAGCGCTTCGGCGTGCCCATGGCACTGCTGATGGTGGACGTGGACCACTTCAAGCGGCTCAACGACCTGGCCGGACACCGCGCCGGGGACGAGACGCTGCGCCGGGTCTCCGACGTGCTCCGGAACCGCGCGCGCAAGGTGGACACGCTGGGGCGCTACGGCGGCGAGGAGTTCGTGCTGCTGCTGCCGCAGGTGTCCAAGGCCACGGCGGTGGAGGTGGCGGAGACGCTGCGCCGCGCTGTGGCGGACTCCGTCACGCTCAGCCGTCCGGGGCTGCCCGGAGGGCACGTCACGGTGTCCATCGGCGTGGCGCACTTCCCCACGGACGCGACGTCGCAGGACATGCTGGTGGACTGCGCGGACTCGGCGCTCTATTGCAGCAAGCGGACGGGCCGCAACCGCGTGACGGCGTTCGAGCCCGGCATGGAGGTCCACCCCGGCCGCGAGCGCAGCATCAGCACGCCGCCCGCGGACGCACCCTCCACGCCGCCCGCGCCCTCCGGCATCGCGAAGGCCTGAGCGCGGGGCGTGAAAGGCGCCCTGCCCTGCGCCTCCGGTCTCCGGTCCCCGAGCAGGGGCCTACCGCCGCACGAGCGTGCGGACCACGGGGAGCATCAGGTCCGCCCACTCCTCGTAGCCCTCCGCGGACGGGTGGAAGCCATCCGAGCAGAAGAAGTCCGGGCGCCGGGGGATCATCTCCCGGCTGGCCGTGTAGAGGTCCACCAGGTGGAGCCCGTGAGAGCGGGCCACGGAGGCGATGGCGTCGTTGAACTGCTCGATGCGCCCTTCGTACAGCGCGCTGGGCACCATCTTCGCCACCGGCGCGAGCGCCATGTCCGCCAGGTTCACCACCACCATGGACGCGCCCGTCTGCTTCAGCCGCCGGGCGATGCGGTCCAGGTCGTCCTGGAACTCCGCCACCTCGGTGCCGCGCCAGATGTCGTTGGTGCCCACGCCCAGGGTGATGAGCGTGGGCTGCAACGCGATGACGCGCTTGAGGGCATTGTTGACGATGTCGCGCACGCGCGCACCGCTCTGCCCCAGGTTGGTATGGCCCACGGGGAGGCCGCCCTTCCGGAGGCGGGAGGCGAGCCGGTCGGGATAGCCCCCGCCCTGCGACGCCCCCACCCCCACCGCCGTGCTGTCACCCAACGAGACGTAGTTGACGCTCATCGACCTTCGTCCACCCCCGTGTTCAAACCGTTGAACTGAATCCCCAGGCCCTGCCGTCCTGCGCTCAGGGCACGGTCAGCGCGCGCAGCAGGCGTCCGCCACCCGGGCCGGCCACGCGCAACAGCAGCGTGCTGCCCTTGGGCGCGGCGCGGATGGCCGCGGCCAGCTCCTTCGCGCTCGCGATGGGCTTCTTGTTCGCCTCCACCACCAGCATGCCCGGCGTCAGCTGAGCGCGGTCCGCGGGCGAGCCCGGGACGATGTCCGTGATGAGGGCGCCGGCGCGCTCGGTGAAGCCCGCCTGGGACGCCGTGCGGGCATCCAGGTCCTGCAGGGACACGCCCACGCGGCGCGAGCTGTCCTGCTCGTCGGTGGCCCCCGGCTTCTTCTTGGACAGGCCCTCCAGGTCCGGCCGGGTGCCCATGGTCACCTTGACGTCCTGCTTCTTGCCGTCGCGGTAGAGGGTCAGCGTGGCGACGGAGTTGGGCTTCTTGAGCGCCACGGTGCGGGTGAGCTCGCTGTCGGAGCGCACCTGCTTGCCGTCCACGGCCACCACCACGTCGTCCGGCTTGAGCCCGGCCTTCGCCGCCGGGGAGTCGGGGGTGATCTGCGTGAGGATGGCGCCCTCGCTCACCGACAGCTTCAGCGCCTGGCCCAGCTCGCGCGTGAGGGGCTGGATGCCCACGCCCAGCCAGCCGCGGGTGACGGCGCCCTCCTTCTCCAGCTGCGGCAGCAGCGCCTTGATGAGGTTGCTGGGCACGGAGAAGCCGATGCCCGTGCCGCCGCCGACGATGGCGGTGTTGATGCCCACCACCTCGCCCTTCATGTTGAAGAGCGGGCCGCCGGAATTGCCGGGGTTGATGGCCGCGTCCGTCTGCAGGAAGTCGTCGTACACGCTGGCGCCGATTTCACGGGCGCGCGCGGACAGGATGCCCACGCTCACGCTGGAGGCCAGGCCGAACGGGTTGCCGATGGCCAGCACCCAGTCGCCCACGCGCACGGCGTCCGAGTCGCCCAGCTTCACGGAGGGGAGCTGATCCACCTTCTCCTTGATCTTCACCACGGCCACGTCGGTGAGCGGGTCGCGGCCCACCACCTCGCCCGTGAACGAACGGCCGTCGTCCAGGCGGATGGTGATGGTGACCGCGTCCTCGATGACGTGGTTGTTGGTGAGCACCAGGCCCTTGGGGTCGATGATGAAGCCGGACCCGGCGCCCTGGCGGATCTGCTCGCGCTCGCTGCGGCCGCCGCGGCCCCTCCCGTTGCCTCCGAAGAACCGGTCGAAGAGCGGGTTGTCCTCCATGCCCTCGGGCATCTCCGGACGGGCCTGCACGTCCACGTTCACCACGGCGGACTTCACCGACTCCACCAGGGGCGCCAGGGAGGCCAGCGACTGGGCCTCACGCGTGGCGGGCTGGAGGTTGCCGGCCTGACCGGAGGCCGCCTGCTGCGTCTTGGGCGCGGGCGGCTGGGGAGCGGGAGCCTGCGCGAGGGCGAGCGTGGGCGACGCCAACACCAGCACGGCGGCCACGAGCTTGCGACGGAACGGAGGGAGCGTGTGGGTCATGGATTCCTCAACCTAAAGCGGAAACGAAGCCCCGCAACCGGAACGACAGTGTCCGGTGACGGAAGGTGAACCCCCGGCCCGGCCGCCTGTTCCCGGACCGCTCAACCGGGCCGGTAGACGCGGTAGTCCAGCTCGGGGAACAGGTTGTTGCGGCCTTCGACGTGGGACAGCCACGACTCGTCCACGGTTCCGGCGCGCACCTGGTCGTGCAGGCGCAGGAAGCGCTGCAGGTGCTCCTTCGTGCGGCGCACGGCGTAGTCCACCATGGTGCCGGTCTTCATGATGAAGGCCCAGTCGGAGGCCTGCGCCAGCAGCAGCTCGCGCGCGGCCTGGTTCAGCGCCCGGCGCTTGAGGGACGGCGCGTCCGGGAAGTCCCGGGCCAGCTCCACCATCTGCCGCGCGGCGTGGTTCAGGTGCCGGTAGATCCAGTCGTTGGTCCCATCCAGCCACATGTTCGCGTAGCCGCCCGCGCCCCAGGAGGACATGGGCGGCGTGGCCACCTGGTTCTCCGGGTGCTCGCGCAGGTCGTCCAGCGGGCTGATGAGCGTGAAGCGGCTGGGGTTGCGCGCGGCCTGGCGGATGAGGGCGTCGATGAAGTGGGGACCCTCGAACCACCAGTGGCCGAAGAGCTCCGCGTCATAGGGCGCGACGACCACGGGCTTGCGGCCGCCCATGCGCGACGCGAGGTATTCGAACTGGCGCTCGCGGTTGAAGAGGAAGTTGCCCGCGTGGACCCAGGCGCGCTCGCGGGCGGCGGCCGGGTCGTAGGGCTGCTTGTCGTTCGTCTTGCCGGTGATGCGGAAGTACTTGAAGCCGGTGTTCTTGCGATCGCCGGTGGGCTGGATGAAGGGCCGGATGTAGTCCAGGTCCAGGTCCCAGCCGATGTCCCGGTAGAACTCGCGGTAGACGGGGTCGCCGGGGTAGCCGTGCTCGGTGCTCCAGACCTGCTGGCTGCTCTCCGGGTCGCGCGCGAAGGCGGCCACGCCGGGCTCGGTGAAGATGGGCGCGTAGGGGCCGTGCAGCGGGCGGGGCGTGGCGTCCGTGAGGGCGTGCGTGTCCGCGAAGAAGTAGCGGATGCGCTCGGCGGAGAGGATGCGCTCCAGGCCCGGGTAGTAGCCGCACTCGGCCAGCCAGATGCCGGCGGGGTCGCGGCCGAAGTTCTGGCGGTAGTGGTTCGCCGCCACTGTCACCTGCGCGCGCACGGCCTCCGGCGTCTGCTGCATGAGCGGCAGGAAGCCGTGGGTCGCGTTGCAGGTGAGGATGTCCAGGTGGCCGGAGTCCTGGAGTCTGCGGAACGCGGCCACCAGGTCGCGCCGGTAGTGGTTGTGGTACGCGAGCCGCAGCGATTCGAAGTGGTCGCGGTGGAAGACGGCCAGCGGGTGGAAGGTGGGGTCGTCCCGGGTGCGGTGCACCTCGCGGGCGCCCAGCTCGCAGAGCGAATCCAGCCGCCGGGCGTAGCGCTCCCGCAGCAGCTCGTCGTTGAGCATCGACACGAGCGTGGGCGAGAGCGTCATCGTCACCCGGAAGGGGACGCGGTCCTCGACCAGTCTGTCGAACACGCGCAAGAGCGGCAGGTACGTCTCGGAGATGGCTTCGTAGAGCCAGTCCTCTTCGAGGAAGTCTTCGTATTCGGGATGGCGGACGAACGGCAGGTGCGCGTGAAGGACCAGCGCGAGGGAGCCCAGGCTCATAGGTCGGTCGGAGAGGCCGTACGGGTTCACTTCCGTCCACGGCGCGAGGGCCGGGACCTGGTGGAGGACTTGGAGCCCGAGGGCTTGGGCTCCGGTGGGTTCTGGGCCGCCTTCGAAGGCGCGGCGGGCGGGGACTTCACGGCGTCCGCCTTGGGAGCCACGGCGCTCGGAGCCGCCCGAGACTCCACCTTCGGGGTCGGAGCCGTGGGAGCCTCGGCCTTCGCGGGCGGAGTGCTCGCGGGCATGGCGGCCGGAGCCTCGACTTTCGCGGGCGAAGGGCTCACGGGCACGGAGGCCAGTGCAGCCCGTCGCGCGGCCTCGCGGGCCTTGTCGAGGGCACGCTGTTCGGACGCGGAGGGACCGCGCGCCACGCTCAAGGCCCACGGGTCCTTGGGAGGCTCGGGCTCCGTGGGCCGCCACGAGTCCGTGGAGGCCGTGCCCTGGGTCGATGGGCCAGATGGGAACGAAGCCTCGGCGCCCACCGGAGCCGATGTCCCGACGGGAGGTGACGACGGGAGGTCCCGCGCTTCAGTCACGTCACCCCGTGAACGCGGCGACTCCGGGGACCAGGCATCCGAGCCCCCGGCCGTACGCGACGCGCCGGGCTGATCCGAAGTGCCCGTGGCGTGATCCGCGGACAGGCAGCGCTGATCCGAAGCCCCTGCTGCCCGAGGCACTGTCAGGTATTGCTGATCCGACGCACCCGTGGCGCGATCCACCGACAGGTAGCGCTGATCCGATGCGCCAGCGGCACGAGGTACGGTCAGGTACTGCTGGTCCGACGCGCCCGTGGCACGATCCGCCGACAGGTAGCGCTGATCCGAGGCCCCTGCGGCACGCGGCACGCTCAAGTACTGCTGGTCCGACGCACCCGCGGCGCGAGGCACGGTCAGATACCGCTGATCCGAAGCTCCC
This DNA window, taken from Corallococcus coralloides DSM 2259, encodes the following:
- the pgeF gene encoding peptidoglycan editing factor PgeF gives rise to the protein MTPPVFLTSELLPVPHGFATRAGGVSEGPYASLNLGFSVNDERSRVEENHRLLARAAGARLGALCRVSQVHGDRVLEARGESDDVLRPTLGEADALWTEGEGSWVAVGTADCVPVLIVDPRGKRVAAVHSGWKGTDLEISARTVETLVARGSRPEDLLAAVGPCIQACCYEVSPELGDRFRARFGPDVVRAGDKPHLDLPRAVKASLLKAGLTPEHVDVLQACTACDPDRFFSHRRDAGRTGRHLNYVLHRF
- a CDS encoding sensor domain-containing diguanylate cyclase → MALGSETIGRKLLWSIALPGLVVALLGVGHFSREARQAVREGTHLEALALAEAVASTFTLPQAPGAAPHGAVAEVLASDTRLFRSVEDLRVLTPEGRIRWSRRPAEQGHPHPEASRLSATGPETARSSDHGTEVVRPLGGPECSGCHTGEAAQRMGVLQVRMGEPALTRQLQTVFQDALGAMVLFVGILGLVTWLSLRFVLTAPLKRLSEAMGRAADGDLLVRAEARGTDEISRLGAAFNQMLARLTSMKVEEIDTHRDLQLVKEKLALKDELEERLTELSLLFDVARSLNTTLELDELLSRITRMVVERLHIPDFSIMLLNEEGLLEVKHAWPQGRGLEGHTFAMGEGACGRAAQARKAVYLPDLTDSTSVFARRGLRGGSEQGSLLAVPMVHADTLLGVINFQRPETASISAEEIELFTAVADQAATAVTNARLHAETVKLTLTDALTGVPNRRHLFQRMDLELARAQRFGVPMALLMVDVDHFKRLNDLAGHRAGDETLRRVSDVLRNRARKVDTLGRYGGEEFVLLLPQVSKATAVEVAETLRRAVADSVTLSRPGLPGGHVTVSIGVAHFPTDATSQDMLVDCADSALYCSKRTGRNRVTAFEPGMEVHPGRERSISTPPADAPSTPPAPSGIAKA
- a CDS encoding SGNH/GDSL hydrolase family protein; the encoded protein is MSVNYVSLGDSTAVGVGASQGGGYPDRLASRLRKGGLPVGHTNLGQSGARVRDIVNNALKRVIALQPTLITLGVGTNDIWRGTEVAEFQDDLDRIARRLKQTGASMVVVNLADMALAPVAKMVPSALYEGRIEQFNDAIASVARSHGLHLVDLYTASREMIPRRPDFFCSDGFHPSAEGYEEWADLMLPVVRTLVRR
- a CDS encoding trypsin-like peptidase domain-containing protein, with the protein product MTHTLPPFRRKLVAAVLVLASPTLALAQAPAPQPPAPKTQQAASGQAGNLQPATREAQSLASLAPLVESVKSAVVNVDVQARPEMPEGMEDNPLFDRFFGGNGRGRGGRSEREQIRQGAGSGFIIDPKGLVLTNNHVIEDAVTITIRLDDGRSFTGEVVGRDPLTDVAVVKIKEKVDQLPSVKLGDSDAVRVGDWVLAIGNPFGLASSVSVGILSARAREIGASVYDDFLQTDAAINPGNSGGPLFNMKGEVVGINTAIVGGGTGIGFSVPSNLIKALLPQLEKEGAVTRGWLGVGIQPLTRELGQALKLSVSEGAILTQITPDSPAAKAGLKPDDVVVAVDGKQVRSDSELTRTVALKKPNSVATLTLYRDGKKQDVKVTMGTRPDLEGLSKKKPGATDEQDSSRRVGVSLQDLDARTASQAGFTERAGALITDIVPGSPADRAQLTPGMLVVEANKKPIASAKELAAAIRAAPKGSTLLLRVAGPGGGRLLRALTVP